The stretch of DNA GAAAATAAGTATGGAAACCAGTTTACCAAcctgatgtttttgactaagacaaataaagacaaacagTCACAAACACTACAGGGTAAACAAAAGCATCAGTTGTGAACCCGAATAAGGGAAACAGTATTTGTTTAAATGTATGTTCTGTGGTGCCTCAAACTCGTTTTAGTTGTTGTTGAGAAGAGACACGATGAGAGCTGTGACTGTCTGGTGCTGTGAGCTACGGCTGAACAGCACTAGGGACACAGCCGCGCCCGTGGAGAGTGCTCGCTTACCCAGGTGGGCAGCAGAGGTGAGGAAAGACGGGTGGGCCGCTGATGGCGGTATGAACGGGGAGGAGGTCGGATTGACTCCACCTGAAGGGACACaggggtcaacacacacacgtcaactcCCCACGCCTCGCACATACAGAGACTGTGCACAGGACAAGGCAAACTACTGCTGCATTGCTGATGGGAGGGTATCTGATGACCTcttaagttaaaaaaaaaaaaaaaaaaaaaaaaaaaaaagttacagagaaggaggttttttttttttttcaacctccCATGTCATTTCTGTTTCAATTCCTCTTTATTTAAAATCATCTCCAAAGCATAGCGTCCAGAGATACAGAGCAGGCTCTTCAGCGTTTTTTAGCTTTGTCGTAAAGCTGGCAGTATTGGAAGGCAGGGACTTTGGATGATACCCACCATTGGCTGCGAACAGGCCGCCTGGCCTGGTCAGGTCGTGAGTAGGGGGTAGAGGTCCTCCGAGGACCCCCAAACCTCCCAGTCCGCTCATGCCACCAGAGCCAGGCAGACGGGTCAGCAGGTCATTACGGAAGTCCAACTTGTGGGGGTCTGCCTGCattagctgagagagagagagagagagagagagagagagagagagagagagagagagagagagagagagagagagagagagagagagagagagagagagagagagagagagagagagagaacggtgGTTTAAACACTTTGAACACACAGTCTCAGAATAAATAGTAGACCACCCCTGTTCTATCTGGAATCTGTATGCAGGTTGTAATAAAACTGTAGGATCCAGTAGAATATCAATACAAGACTCCACTGGAGGTTTAATTTCAAGCACGTCCGGTCAGTAAAGGACTGACCTTGACTTTCTCTTGATGCCTGAGGATCATCCAAGCCACACGGACATGCATGGCACACCACTTCCCAGGCTTCTGTTCACAGAGAGGTCACAACTTTCAATTAATCACAGATGACGGGTCCAGATTGTTATCTGAACATATTATCCACTTGAACTGGTCCCAAGAGATCCCACTGGCAACTCTGACTAGATTCTCAACTTGTCTTTTCTATTGCACATATAATGACTAAATTACAAATCTGTAATCTGTTTTACAAATACTTTCTTTGTGTTTACAGTGCAAGTTTCACTTTCCAGCAATACGCCAGAGGCAAAAGGTCTTTGAAGGCCATTTGAGAATTCTGACAAAAAACCTGAGCAAGCATATTCAGATGTGTACATATTCTACCATTTCTGATTCAAGTTGCAAGTCTGTGTGTAGCTGGCTTATTTAGGAATGTCTCTTTTAATATGTAATGCATATCTAGGTATATAACACAGGTTTATTCAATTAGTTCTGCAAAGCATGGTAGTATTCATGTTAAAattatacatacatttattcaGATTGATTGACAATCAtataaataagaaaaaaaaaaatcaatgctaCTTACATTACTGACTTTGAGTGATGCTGCAAATGGGTCTGTGAGCTGTAaaacaaaaagagagacaggTGTCAGATAGATGTTTCCAtgacaacacaacataacacgTTCCAGATGCCAAGTTTGGAGGAAGGTCATGTTTTAGTATGCGACCCTAAACCAACTTCACTACAAATAACACTGGGCATGGAGATTGGCACGAGTCAGACAACGTGCAGCTTACCCGTGGATCTTTGGGTTGAAGATGGGGGGGTATGACCCCCAAACGAGCGGTCATCTCTGGAGCCGCCCCCTGAAGGGCAacaagctgtcaatcatagCACAGTACACATTTGCGACAGGTTAACAGACACGGAAGAGGAACAAATGGGGAAGAAAAATGCTCTCCAAAGACTCTATAGCAGAGTTATTAGACACATATTATGTGGAGCATCTTTGGGAGTGTGAGcataggtctgtgtgtgtgtgtgtgtgtgtgtgtgtgtgtaagagagagagagagattgcagtACGTAAGTGTGACATGAGTGAAGCATACACAGTTGGGTTCAGACCAACTTATCTCCTTATCTCTGTACGGAACAGTCAGATGAGGACAAATATCCAAGTCTTTTGGCAGGCGTCTGCCCCAGGTGTACGTGACCAGGAGGGCTGTCTCCGCACTCCACCCGCTCTGAGATTCTCTGATGAGCATCTCTCTTGGCAATCTCGCAAATGAAAGAAGTCATTTGACACAACCAAAACCGATTGGACTGATAATGGGACACTAACCTTCGGCTGGAACGCGCCTTGCAGTGAGCTGAAGGGGCCTGTAGGTGGGAGGACCGGCTGGATTCCAGGCACCTGCGGCGGGTACTGCTGGAAGTACTGCAAGcacagcaaacacaaacaaccGTGCCTAagaacacacccacactcacgcccacactcacacccacactacGTATTAGTGGCAATGCCCTCTGAGGCGGAATATGAAGGTTGAGGCAGGGCTAGGATGGCCCGGCAGGGGTCCAGTGGCCTCTGCAGTCATGGTTTATACCTGTTGTACCGGTCTGTGGCTGTGGATACGTACAGCAGGGTGCCTGAAGAGGCTCTCCATCTTCGGCCCTGGATACTTTTCAAACTGAaggaaaggcaaaaaaaaaaaagaaaatcaccaTTGTTTAGACAGAAGCAAAAGTCAACATTCATGTTAATTCAGTGTTGACACTTTGACAGTGCTGAAAGACGAAGGTTTCAAACAGCTGGAATATTTTGCTTTTAAagtgcttgtttataaatctgATATGTCCAAGTACAATTTCTTCATGAAGTTACAAATCATAAATACAGCAAGTGTTATTAAAATTagggggatttttttttccaacatgCATGCCAATACTAAATAGGGCCCTATACAGTAGTCTAATAGTTTGCACAGACAAACATCCTTTTATCAACACCATAAATAGCTTCGATGCTTTAAATAAACACACGTCGAACACTTGGTTTTGCAAGATCTTCTCCACCTCAAGAACAAACACAAAATGGTTTCCTTATCACTAGCACAAAGTAAACATGACCCTGAAACAGTTCAAACTACTCCCAGCACATCTTGAACACACTAACAACAAACACCACAACTTCAATGGCCTGCGAGTGGAACACAGGCTCACCAGGGGAGGCGCAGTGGCAGTCGGGTGCAGGAAGTGttggtgggtgtgcgtgtgctggtgctggtggttgTGCTGATGGAACTGGTAGGACATTGGGGGGATGGAGGGCTGCGCCTGCGAAggtctggtggtggtgctggacgTGGCGTTGGACACCGAGGGGCCCGTGGAGCTTGAGCTGCTGGGGGCAGACGAGCGTCCGTCGCGCTCCGTGCCCTGAGACGGCAGGTACTGGGAGTTCAGCTCCTGACGTAGCCGGTCTTGATCTGTAGGAGGGAAGGTTGAGAAAGAGCAAGAAACCATTGAAATggtaacattttaatttgagctTAACTGCGTAAATGACTGAGGTCTACCATAACAGGAAGACTGACAGAAATCTAGTATGAAGTTTTCACTCTATCCCCGAGCCAAATAAAGGGCGTCGCCATGACGCTTCAatactccaaaaaaaaaaaacagttttataTTTCCGGCTGGCGGTGGATTGTATTGATTCTAAGTGGTTTCATATGATGGTAGTCTAACTGAAAAACTGTGCCTGACTCATCctaacagggaagctacaccaggcacgtaagcACTCTGTTCGCGTTGGGtccatagaccctttcaacaataaaaacaaaaacaatgcttgaacgttctatttgggccccaatctacttcctctgcattaagataacatatggaatgttcaaaaggaagtcttgtggggccaactatgatgctgataatggaactcttgaaagggtccataatcaatggaagtagccaCACCAGACGTGAAGCGgcgcgtacgttcgaaaaaaacaGACCATtcttctaaaatggattttacgcgtcgcgaacggaatgcttcagttacgtgcctggtgtagcttcccacTAAAGCATGtaaaagtcagtcagtcagtcatgtaTTATACAAACTATCCCTATATCAGTTTATTGAATTAAATGCCTTTATGATTATTTACTTGTCAAGCTCATCATTTGTACCTCCAGGGAAGTTCACCAGATATCACAGGATATACAGTAATGTTAATTTCTGGTGAATGGGAACAGTTAGCTTATCCATAAAGCTTGCTTAAGGTTAACATCATAGCATAAACAGAATGGACTGGTCGCAATTCGGAAGATGAACTGGAACAAATTCAAATTATAAAAGGTCTCATGAATAAACGTGGATAAAATAAAGGCCAGTCAGTTTATTACAGCCATGTGCAATTTGTAGTTGCAACCTCAAACTGCTCATTCCACTTTCAAAACAAGCAATTGTTTACAGAGTGGATCTGGCAGCCACACCAATTGAGCCAGCTGCTACACCCTTATCCTGGATCTGTGTAGCAATAACCATGGAACCTTACCTGCAACTGAATGGCTGGACACCTGCagtagaggaggtggagggggtaGCCCAGGAGAGTAGGTGCGTGAGCTGGGGCGGGACGGGGGACGGTGTGGTCCTGGGGCCCCGGGACCTCTGCTGTGGGACATGGGCACATTGATGGAGGGCGTAGGGGGCCGCATGGATGAGGACGAGGCCGTCGAGGAAGATGGCGGCTTAATTGAGGTACCGTTCCTGCTGGGTAACACATACAGTGACCGTTCAGATTCATTCGGTTGTTAAGTCATGCTGCAATAATGGGCTGATCATTCTCCGGGTCCAACGGCTTTCAGAGCGGCTCGTTTTTCTCCATAGACcgtaatacaaaataaaaagtcTGATTTTGTTTTACCCTCACTAAAACggaggtgatggtgacaaggtttaGAAGTTGTAAAAAAACGGCAGGCTGCGCTGGTAAACGTTTTTTGAGCCTGTGACGTCGAACTTAACAACCCGATAGAGGTTACAAAATACGTCTGTTTATTTTGCTAGCCTTCCCAATCATTCTCTCCCAAAAACATTCGTTGATATTTACTTCCAATATTCATAAAGGCCAAATAAATGAAGACCAAGTTGACACTTGAATATCCCTCCACTGATGAAAGTGAATTAACCAATTAATCACATTAATAAACACTTCTTAAACCCATGACAGCACAAATGTCAATACACCCTCCCTCACGCACAAAAGCAATTGACaccatcacacacctgctgtttACCAATTAATCACATGATTAATGCTTCTTAAACCCATCATGACAGTACAAATGTCAACATGCCCTCTCACCCACAAAAACAGTTGACACCATCACACACCTGTTGTTGACGCCCATGCTGTACGCATTGGAAGTGGGGCGGCTGGGGAAGGTGAGGAAGGACTTTTGTTTGGGCCGGGGGGAACTGGCGCCACGCTCCTGTGGCCTGTGGTGCAGGCCGTTGATCTGCTCGGCCAGGGAGGAGACCGTGATGGTGGACATGGAGTGGGACGGAGGAAGGCAGGACAGCGAGGACGAGGTGGAGGTAGACAGGGGCTCGGGGTAAGGCAGGTCCAGACTGCGTTCCTGGCTGCGCTCCAGGCCGGACACGCGGGGCGTGACGGCCAGACGGGGCACCCCGCTGTGGGTGGGCACCAGCGGGCAGCCGTTGGCAACAGACGATGCCATGCTCGACGGCACTGGGTCCACTGCAAGTGAAAGAAACTCACATTACAACTAGGCAGGGAATTACTAGGAAACATAAAACTAACTTGGGGACTGCAATTCTCAAAATCACTCTTGAGCAATTAACTAAAAAAAGAAGGTGTTCAAAACTATATAGTCTATCCTTTATTGGAACTATGGAAGTTGTACAATGACGCTTTTGAGAGAAGCACCTAAGACTAGAAGTTAGCAGAGGTGATAGATATTCGACATCAAATCATCTACATAGCATTTGGATAATTCACTTGCAACAAAAAGCGACACTTATTGCCTACCTTTCTTGACAAAGAATATTGGGTCCATGTCATTGTCAGAGGCCTGAGAATGATAAACAAGATTTCTTAATAATCAtgaaatattcaaaataataatacacaTACTTTCATAATTCACAGGCTTGTTAAAAGCCATTTAAGAACCATAACAAACCTTATCGCCTGAATCGCTCTCAGTGTCACACTGAAAAGTAAGGGGAAGATTATTAGGATATTCCTCAGAAATGAGAAAGCGGTCACGAAAATCTGTCACGCTTCTGAAAACCCTCAAGCAAGACATCCATGATTTTATTAAAGTTTTAAATGCCTTTTGTGATTTGCATGTGATACAGCCACAGCGACTTTCAGTCTTAAAAAAGGCAACAGATAAGTCTTTATCTTACTGGTGAGGATTTACTACATTTGCTTATTCAGATACATTTTAAATATGTCTACAGTCTGCATGTAGTCTAGAGGCCAAATGTTTATGCAATCTCATAATATCAAAGGGCAAACTTACAATGTATCCTGTttccacaaaatggttgccAGAGGCCTGAAAAGTAATATTGACATGATTAATAACATACATCTTTAAGAGGTGTGGTGTTGACCGAACATTATACGTTTTCTAGCACTTGTGGGATGAGCACCATGCACGGAAGGCCCATATATTACAGTAGTTAGACTGAACTTCCACAGGTCAACTGCTTCACAATTATCAGTTGCTACACATTATTAAAGTATGTCTGAAGCTATGAGAGATAATCTGTCTCATCATAGCTTTCATATTAAGATAGAGCACTTCTTTAAACTATGTACCACATTTTGGTTAAACACATGACTAAATCATGTGGACAGGATAATAGTGAATAGCCATAACAGTTTTTAGCTGATAGCAATGTAGTGTTAAACTCCCTTGTAGGAAAAATACACTTCAAAAAGGATTACATAAACTGCTTTGCCTATAATTTCATAAAAAGCTTTGTTGGGAATTTGGTCACTGGGCACATTTGTAAGAACTTACTATGTCTGTTCAACGTTTTGACACTTGACAACTTGCAAAAGAACAATATTCAACAATATGAATTACAGGCTATAGTGCTAGAGGTTGAAGAGACATAATACTTTATCCAAACACCTCTACACCACTTTCAATCTATGCTGTGGATGAAAGACATCCCAAACCCTATGTGTGGTAACACTGAATGTGTGccccaccttctcctctctctttctctttcttttcctctctccctttctgtattTATCCCAGCTGCTGGTGTTGAAACTGGCTGGTGGTCCCTCCTCTGGCTCTGAGAGGGGTCCTCCACCATTCTCCTCCGGgcctctcttcctcttgctTCCTCTCCCCATGAGCCCACCAGCGCGTTCTGGGGGCTTCAGAGAAGAATCCATCTGTTAAAACAATGCAACAGGATTCTCACATGGCCATTCTTAAGCACATGCACAGAAAGAATTAAGGCAAGTCTTAGGTTTCAAAAAGGTGACACTTTGCATCAGCACAACTCCCCAACCACAGCTGTCCCACTGCTACAGTGAAAATGACAGCTTTTCCCATGGACAACAAGAAGATGAAGTTGCATATTTGAGCAATTTTTATCACATTATACAAGCTTAATTAACTTAGTTCACTGTTGAACATACAAAAGAGGCAATTACCTCCAAGGCCTCCAAGCTTATGAAACTGGCAATGGCGAAGCCATCGATTATATCTTCTTCGCAGGACACGGACTCTCGCTTTCTTCTGCGAGGAGGCCGGTGTCTGACACCTGGGAATCCGGGCCGACATTCTCCACCAGCCACACCAAGTAAGGAGTCGCCCCTGCAAATCTCTTGGTCTGAGGCCGAGGACGGAGACGAAGCCCTGCGCTCGGCAAGATCTCTCCTTCTGCGTCGTTCTCTGTCGCGTTGAGAGCGGGAGCGACGGCTTTGCCTGCACCCACCGTTTCGACTCGGACCGTCCATGTCAAAATGCACTGCACCAATCCAAGTCCAACTAAAGGCACTTTAAATCCCGGTCCGGTCGAAGGCACTCCCTTGCCTCAATATGAATAAACACCTTCTGGACTCGCTGTGGAGTCCCTGTGTAAAATGGCGTTAATAGTCCTGtctatatttcagtctgtcGGAGACAGTACGGCATCAGTGCAGTTCTGTTGAGCCATGTTTAAAAAAACTAGTTGATAAgcaaaaaaaatcatacagGTTAAATCCACGTCGCTGTCTTGTTGTCAAGACATGGCTGACTTTATCAGAAGTAATGATCAAAACATTCTAAGGATGCCTCAGCAAGCTAGCAAACATCCCAATAGCTTGCTATGCTGCTAGCCGAGTATCCTTTTGTACACAAAATGGATGCTAACGTCGTTGTCTAACTTTATATCTCCAACTGGATTACCGTTAGGTGTCGTTAAAGTGACTACTCAACGATCTTTGATTTTGTCTTCTTGAAGTCCAGTCTGAGTTACGACTGGCAAATTTCATAACGCGATTCAACGTTCCTTTAAATTATGCCAAATGTGTTAGCTTTTAGCAACAATCGAGCTAGTTGACCAACCTCAACCTGACGTTTTCATCAGCTAACAGTGTTATTTGAGAAGTGGGCCACCTTGGTAATCTTTCTTACATAAAATTCACAAAGAAGTGTTTAACCTGGTCAGATAATTGTGGATTAAATGAAATCAAATAACCAGGCGTCTAACAGTCTGATTCCTAGTCCCTTCTAACATTAACTACCATTAGCTAGCAGAATGGTTGCAATGACGACAATATACTCAACATTTACGTTAGCCTTCTTAGCCAGTCAGCTACGTCAGATAGTTATATCAGTGCTAATTCCACGGCGGACAAAAAACACTGTCAACATGATACCGAGTTGTTGATGAGCAGTCCAATATTAATAAATATCAATAACACAGCCATAATCGTTATCATATCCTTTGCTATGCTGGCTAAGCGCCATCGGAACAGATGAGGCTAGCAAGCATTTCTTGTTAGCAGAGTacgccacctagctagctagctagcaggctTGCTATATGTAGACCATGCCCCATAATCATTTGACTGAtcctcctttaaaaaaaataatagatAGTCAAGCCAATGAGCTAAAACCGACCAAGATTAAAAACGTACAATTGAAGAACGCTACGTGTgctattaacgttaatgttacagGTCAATTTGATATTTGCGATGGACACAAGCTAACAGAAAACAACAGTTAAGCTAGAAAGGTTGCCGACATTCTTTCCATCGTTAAGGAAGGCAGGAAGGATCCGATGCCAATGGTTGTATCAGGTTGTATTATCTTACCAGCTAAGAAAGAAGTGGCTAACAACATAGCTAGCTAACTGGTTGGATCTAATTAATTTACGTATCAAAACAGTTGGACTAATACAATGCGATGTAGTCAACTGACACCTATCCATTAAATAATTACAGTTCTTTCGTCCCTCTGTCAATCTGTTTTCATCCGATgcccattaaaataaaaatatccaAGGCCGAGCAATAAGCCTCGAACTAGATTTACAGAGACATGAATCGTCGACCAAACCCCGCATAGGCCGGGCAAGTTCCGCGGCCCACTGTAATCCACTGTGTTGGAGGAAGTTGAATAATCTGCCGACGTCTCCAATCAAATCGAATCAACTTCTACCCGGAGTCTTCACTTGAACACGTAAGATGGTAAAGACGAAGGCTGTAACCATCAAAATAattttatatattttctacaGTCTTAAATTAGCAACGTATCTCTGGGGTATACAACCCTGGACAGACGAGCTGTATTGTGCTCCAGTAGGTTTTCTTCCTCTGCAGTTTGCGAGAATGGGAGACATCTCAACAACAAATGTGGTAGTAGCGCCATCTGGCAGTTGAACCAGACGCCTACCTTAAACTGGGACAGCTTGAAGGTTTGCTCTGGTTTGCTCCTTCTGCTGCTGGAGGACACATTGTAGCAGCAGTAATTGGAGGGGTTTGTGTAAAACATTCACTCTAAAATAGAAACAAACAACTCCGTGGAAGTATCTATTTCCTTATCTCATGTCTTTTTGGAATGCccccaaatgtttttttttatgattgaAGACAGACTAGAAGCTCTATTCTCTTTGCTCAAGTGACAGATGAGTCAAATTTGCATAAATGAAAGAGCTTCAGCTTCAAATCTCCTATTCAGTCTACATGTGTCTGAATACTAGAATCTCTGTTTAGGGGATATCGAGCTGAAGGTGTCGCTCTTTCATTCAGACTGAAATAGGCCTATCTCtgaggcatgcagaaatccgagCAGAAATTGCCACCAGACAGGTAGGCCTAATTGATTTGagtgttttacacacacaggtGGTTTGTCACAAAATATTAAGTATATTGGTGTTCTTCCAAACCTAACACAAAGTGACAAAATATTTGACACAATTACTTTCCacagtgtttaaaatgtatttatttgtctgtTACTTTACCTTTtttgcatagacagtaaaggttaTTTACGTGTATGTATTACGTCACATCCCACCAAAGCAGCATTTACAGGAAGTGCAGTTATTTTGATACGGAAGTAACAAGCgaaattagacaaggcaaaagTGGGTACAATAACAAACGAAGAAAACGTCTTGTTATTTGTTTAAGACCGCTTGTATCCCACAGACAACTGCAAGGTATGGCTATATGTTAAATTTATTCTGTCCATTAGATAAGATGGCCAAATGCGTTTCTGATATAAATAACCTGCTAGCTTGGTATTTTAGTTAGCTAGGATATCCTAGTAACGTAACGTTACTAAACAATCTCATTGTCATTATTTCCTCTTCAGTTTACAACTGTAATTCAGTGCTGCCCGTGACATTACACGTCTTTCCGAGATGTATGTGTTTCGAGTGAGCAAATACAATGCTCGATGTCACTGCTACCTTTCACTAGCTATTGATAGCCAAGTTAATTTACTAACGTTAGCCATCTCGGTATTTTAAGTCGGGAATGGCGTTTGGCCAATGTGCTGTTCCTTCAGGTCAGAAGAATGCATCTATATTTAGTCGCTGTCTCGCATTGTTTTTGTGGTATTTcgtatttgttgtttttttggtgTGATTGGCATTTGGTAGTGGTGATACCCGAAGTCCATGTTGTTCACCACCTGCCTCTTTGGTGTGATGTTTCCTTTTGATATCACTACACCGACCACTTACTGCCACTTACTTTCACTTGGTTGTTTCGGATATTGTAGTTGTTGTATTTAAATAGGTTAATCTGCATTTCTCGACTTTTCACCTTTGTTGTTACATGTacattacatgtattcatttaacaGACGCTTTTGGGTTCTAAGTGGAAACAGGGCGTGTTACCATGAGTCATTACATACTGTAGCGACTGAGATAATATCAGAAGTTGTAATCTCTTAGGCTGGTGTAATCCGAGTGGTTTAAAAGTTttgtgggggaaaaaacataAATCAATCAATTGgcatatgaacaatgtattGTTTTGTCTTCAGATGGAATTCCTATTTGGAAAAAGGAAAACTCCAGAGGAGATGTTGCGACAGAATCAAAGGGCACTGAATCGAGCAATGAGAGAccttgacagagagagacagagactggAACAGCAGGAGAAAAAAATTATTGCTGACATCAAGAAGATGGCCAAACAAGGACAGATGGTGAGAGATCATATATTGCTGTCTACATCaatgtttcttaactggtgggttgGGATGCGTAACCATTCTGGATGGGTCGCAGAGCTTGTGGTGAAAAAtgcttttatttaaatttaaaatgCCAACCTATCAGACCTTTATTTTGATGATTTCATCGTACGCCAGCTGTTGtcatggacatagacaatgttaATGTGGCAGGTCATGTTAGACATAATTTTAGTGGTTAATATAGCAAAACGaccctgaatatttgaagtatGGATCCACTTATGTTAAGGATGAAAATGGACAGAAACCCCAGTGTGTCTTGTGCAGTGAattgctggcacatgagagcatgaagATATCAAAACTAAAACGCCACATGGAAACACAGTGCCATACTGTCAAAGACTAACCTGTTGAGTACTTGAATGGCGATACAGGAGTTGACGACTTTGCAAATGTGCCtaacatcagcatgttccacAAGTACAGGCACTTTGCGTGTCTTACCTCATAGCTCACCATATCAGTTGGCTTGAACACTGAAAAATATGGGTCGCGACTTAATGGGAAATTGAGGGTACCAATGCCAGACAAGTGAAGAAACACTGGGCTAGGCCccggccgtggcgcaactgggacccgggttcgattcccgccctgtggtcctttccggatcccaccccgactccctctcccactcacatcctgtcattctctactatcctgtcgcattaaagggataaaagcccaaaaaaatatacttaaaaaaaaaaaaaagaaacactggtctacatCACAGTCCTACTTATGTGGAAAATTTCACCAGCTTTGTAGGAcagaccagtgtttcccaaactgtgTGCTGCATGCAGATCGCACAGGTGTGCagcagggaaaaaaaacatatttaaggtTTTTTCCTTGGcttttattatcattatcatattAACCATTTGCCTGAAATTGTAAGTTTTTTTAAGTCTCATTTCACCTAATTGCTTCTAAACCTGACATTGTTTAATCTGCCGTTTGTATATTCATCCATCTTTCTTAATA from Alosa sapidissima isolate fAloSap1 chromosome 24, fAloSap1.pri, whole genome shotgun sequence encodes:
- the fbrs gene encoding autism susceptibility gene 2 protein isoform X7 yields the protein MDGPSRNGGCRQSRRSRSQRDRERRRRRDLAERRASSPSSASDQEICRGDSLLGVAGGECRPGFPGVRHRPPRRRKRESVSCEEDIIDGFAIASFISLEALEMDSSLKPPERAGGLMGRGSKRKRGPEENGGGPLSEPEEGPPASFNTSSWDKYRKGERKRKRKREEKASGNHFVETGYICDTESDSGDKASDNDMDPIFFVKKVDPVPSSMASSVANGCPLVPTHSGVPRLAVTPRVSGLERSQERSLDLPYPEPLSTSTSSSLSCLPPSHSMSTITVSSLAEQINGLHHRPQERGASSPRPKQKSFLTFPSRPTSNAYSMGVNNSRNGTSIKPPSSSTASSSSMRPPTPSINVPMSHSRGPGAPGPHRPPSRPSSRTYSPGLPPPPPLLQVSSHSVADQDRLRQELNSQYLPSQGTERDGRSSAPSSSSSTGPSVSNATSSTTTRPSQAQPSIPPMSYQFHQHNHQHQHTHTHQHFLHPTATAPPLFEKYPGPKMESLFRHPAVRIHSHRPVQQYFQQYPPQVPGIQPVLPPTGPFSSLQGAFQPKLVALQGAAPEMTARLGVIPPHLQPKDPRLTDPFAASLKVSNKPGKWCAMHVRVAWMILRHQEKVKLMQADPHKLDFRNDLLTRLPGSGGMSGLGGLGVLGGPLPPTHDLTRPGGLFAANDPYGRSPPFTPLGALGSGAFGGLGSPTLASSVFGHKDSATGPTVGGMGNPHDPWNRLHVAPPSFPSGPPWAKAGEKRDERERAKEPERREVPHIKDERDRDNMLYGRPPMRMSPGAPAIKQQHRSSTPISHINGLGASLSGGGGPSEGPSRDRERDRERERDRDMDKRTLHSSMPPSRPLAATASSSAPDRPRSSSSSVLTTPPPPSTSLASSPLDLFPRHAPPQLPHSVGGPEPHHSSQRDSVGPASSSSSTSSTVTSHHIKKTERTTPVSKPPPNLPAGLLLPPVKVKEERKEEPLPPHGYDRPSSRHQHHPSTPSSSRSLTPTPGVPLPPLTPHHHPSLLDRSRAAALEAYLGGAAGERFMAHHQHLQHQGHLQPPHAFPWDQWRELAAQQQQQQQRREMALRTDPHLALRTDPHLSRLLQHQQQAQRIMEAERAVAVAAAAAAAANPHHNPRVATPPTSAASSSGRPDFGLMSHHFDRPPQMGGPGGGLLDEEQRSQILREDFERARFSSMHPHAHLSNPHLPSPSHAFHLEQLHAGLLSHPHLHGPGASTSPHHLGLYSRLGPLHQSHIPNGILTKTPAGLVGAPPPLIPSVTSRANTPPRPSRLGAVAELALFSAHKDAESR